A window of Solanum stenotomum isolate F172 chromosome 3, ASM1918654v1, whole genome shotgun sequence contains these coding sequences:
- the LOC125858873 gene encoding pentatricopeptide repeat-containing protein At1g50270-like has protein sequence MYAKCGKLDSALLFFEQTQTRNIVVWTTMINSYAIHGKGSDAVQLFELMLNQRIAPNEVSFISVLTACGHAGLVKEGCKYFRLMKQVYAIKPGVEHFSCMVDLFGRAGCLDEAYDFIHEKGISNMSEVWKVLLSSCLVHKNVKMARHVSEKLLQLLPSEHSPYILLSNTCSEHENWDEASKLRGLMQERKVMKHPGQSWT, from the coding sequence ATGTATGCCAAATGTGGAAAGTTAGATTCTGCTCTGTTGTTTTTTGAGCAAACCCAAACTCGGAATATTGTGGTATGGACTACTATGATAAACAGTTATGCTATACATGGAAAAGGATCTGATGCTGTTCAGCTATTTGAGCTTATGCTGAATCAGAGGATTGCACCAAATGAAGTAAGTTTCATTAGTGTCTTAACTGCGTGTGGTCATGCAGGTTTGGTGAAAGAAGGATGCAAGTATTTTAGGTTGATGAAACAAGTTTATGCCATCAAGCCTGGTGTTGAACATTTCTCTTGTATGGTTGATCTTTTTGGCCGAGCAGGTTGTTTAGATGAGGCTTATGATTTCATTCATGAGAAGGGCATCTCTAACATGTCTGAAGTTTGGAAGGTACTCTTATCTTCTTGCTTGGTGCACAAAAATGTAAAGATGGCAAGACATGTTTCTGAGAAATTGCTACAACTTCTGCCAAGTGAACACAGTCCTTACATTCTGTTGTCAAATACTTGTTCAGAGCATGAAAATTGGGATGAAGCATCAAAATTAAGGGGTTTGATGCAGGAAAGGAAAGTTATGAAACATCCGGGTCAATCATGGACTTAG
- the LOC125858874 gene encoding pentatricopeptide repeat-containing protein At2g21090-like, whose protein sequence is MIWKKYAGFAFLYPHHLLKSSTLSVLSNAINPVPIKLQHYSSSPLLPVNVQVIHAKKIKDGSARDLPISNYVLNLYTKSNHLASAQKLFDEITQKDVRTWTILISGFSQFGFNGNALSLFIKMRKEGIVIPNEFTLSSVFKCCYRVSNGLRLGKSIHGWIVVTAAVDLDVALENAILDLYVKCESLDYAKRFFEQMSDKNVVSWNIMLAGYLGTDDMETSVKLFKIMPEKDVSSWNTIIDGLLQHGFDRDALKLLRQMTLDGTSFNNVTFSISSVLMSSLRNLELGRQIHGKVMRLSMYKDTLVRASLIFMYSKCGQMEKASRIFQEFHQGIVEVQHSHSVPWSTIISGYIHNSMLKDALQVFSSMVRDQLEVDVFTLSSILSASASSGLLELGWQIHGYQL, encoded by the exons ATGATATGGAAGAAATACGCAGGGTTTGCGTTTCTTTACCCTCATCATCTTCTAAAATCTTCTACACTTTCAGTTTTAAGTAATGCTATAAATCCAGTTCCCATAAAGCTTCAACATTATTCTTCTTCGCCTTTGCTTCCAGTCAATGTCCAAGTCATTCATGCCAAGAAAATCAAAGACGGGTCTGCTCGCGACTTACCTATCAGTAACTACGTTTTAAATCTTTACACAAAAAGTAACCATTTAGCCTCTGCACAGAAGCTGTTTGATGAAATTACTCAAAAAGATGTTCGAACGTGGACGATACTCATATCGGGTTTTTCTCAATTTGGGTTTAACGGAAATGCATTATCGTTGTTCATTAAGATGCGAAAAGAGGGTATTGTTATTCCTAATGAGTTCACTTTATCTAGTGTTTTCAAGTGTTGTTATAGAGTTAGTAACGGGCTTAGATTAGGAAAGTCCATACATGGCTGGATTGTCGTTACTGCTGCAGTTGATTTGGATGTTGCTTTGGAGAATGCTATACTTGATCTTTATGTTAAATGTGAGTCTTTGGATTATGCTAAACGCTTCTTTGAACAGATGAGTGATAAAAACGTCGTATCTTGGAATATAATGCTGGCAGGATATCTCGGTACAGATGATATGGAGACGAGTgtcaaactttttaaaataatgccTGAAAAAGATGTTTCCAGTTGGAATACAATCATTGATGGACTTTTGCAACATGGGTTTGATAGGGATGCCCTTAAGCTCCTACGTCAAATGACCTTAGATGGGACTTCTTTTAACAATGTTACGTTTTCTATATCATCAGTGTTGATGTCTTCgcttagaaatcttgaattaggAAGGCAAATCCATGGTAAAGTGATGAGGTTGTCAATGTACAAAGACACGCTTGTAAGGGCCTCGTTAATTTTTATGTACAGCAAATGTGGTCAGATGGAGAAGGCTTCTAGGATTTTCCAAGAATTCCATCAAGGTATTGTTGAAGTACAACATTCACATTCTGTTCCGTGGAGTACAATTATATCAGGTTATATTCACAATAGCATGCTGAAAGATGCTTTACAAGTCTTTAGCTCCATGGTACGTGATCAATTGGAAGTTGATGTGTTTACACTATCAAGCATTCTTAGTGCTTCTGCAAGTAGTGGGCTTTTGGAACTTGGCTGGCAGATTCATGGCTAT caATTATAG
- the LOC125857498 gene encoding L-ascorbate oxidase homolog: protein MEKLRFGLVLIVLCLSTSLVKGGDPILTFEWKVTYGTISPLGVPQQVILINDKFPGPIINGTSNNNIVVNVFNQLDEPFLFTWNGIQQRKNSWQEGTLGTNCPIPPGSNFTYHFQVKDQIGSFFYYPTTALHRAAGGYGGISVHSRALIPIPFDINPADEFFVLVSDWYTKSHTQLRKFLDSGRSMGRPDGIIINGKGGKGDGKDEPMFSMTPGKTYRYRFCNAGMKDSINVRIQGHTMKLVEMEGSHVVQNIYDSLDIHLGQCVSVLVTADKDPKDYLLVASTRFTKEPHTATSIIRYTNGNGPASPELPKAPIGWAWSLNQFRSFRWNLTASAARPNPQGSYHYGQINITRTIKLVNTAGTVDGKLRYAINGVSHVNPTTPIKLAEYYGVEDKIFKYDLMKDEYEPPAGKAEEKITLAPNVVKVTYRNFVEIIFENHEKSVQSFHLAGYSFFTVAIEPGKWTPEKRKNYNLLDAVSRNTIQVYPNSWAAIMTTLDNAGLWNLRSNSVERQYLGQQLYFSALSPKRDLKDEYNMPDNDVLCGIIKDMPLPKPYSV, encoded by the exons ATGGAAAAGTTGAGATTTGGTCTCGTGTTGATAGTGTTGTGTCTTTCAACATCACTAGTGAAAGGAGGAGATCCTATTTTGACCTTTGAATGGAAAGTGACTTATGGTACCATCTCTCCTCTTGGTGTTCCTCAGCAAGTTATTTTGATCAATGATAAATTTCCAGGACCTATAATCAATGGCACATCCAATAATAACATTGTTGTCAATGTCTTCAACCAGTTGGATGAGCCATTCCTTTTCACATGGAATGGCATCCAACAGAGGAAAAACTCTTGGCAAGAAGGCACCCTTGGCACCAATTGTCCCATTCCTCCAGGGAGCAATTTCACATACCATTTCCAGGTCAAGGATCAAATTGGAAGCTTTTTTTACTACCCCACCACAGCTTTGCATCGAGCAGCTGGTGGATATGGTGGAATAAGTGTCCATAGTCGTGCATTGATTCCCATCCCCTTTGATATTAACCCTGCCGATGAGTTCTTTGTCTTGGTGAGTGATTGGTACACCAAAAGTCATACTCAATTGAGAAAGTTTTTGGACAGTGGGCGCTCGATGGGAAGGCCTGATGGAATAATCATCAATGGAAAAGGTGGAAAAGGCGATGGAAAAGATGAGCCAATGTTCTCTATGACCCCTGGAAAGACATATAGGTATAGGTTTTGTAATGCTGGTATGAAGGATTCCATCAATGTTAGAATCCAAGGGCATACCATGAAATTGGTGGAAATGGAAGGATCTCACGTTGTGCAAAACATTTATGATTCACTAGATATTCACTTGGGACAATGCGTCTCTGTCTTAGTGACTGCTGATAAAGATCCCAAGGATTACCTCCTTGTGGCCTCTACGCGATTCACCAAGGAACCCCACACTGCTACATCCATAATCCGTTACACTAATGGCAATGGCCCTGCCTCACCAGAGTTGCCAAAAGCCCCAATTGGTTGGGCTTGGTCACTCAACCAATTTCGCTCTTTCCGTTGGAATTTAACGGCAAGTGCAGCTAGACCTAATCCACAAGGATCATACCACTACGGCCAAATCAACATTACACGCACCATCAAACTTGTGAATACAGCCGGGACAGTGGACGGAAAGCTCCGATATGCCATCAATGGTGTCTCGCATGTGAACCCTACAACCCCAATTAAGTTGGCTGAATACTATGGTGTTGAAGATAAGATCTTCAAATATGACCTTATGAAGGATGAATATGAACCTCCAGCTGGGAAAGCAGAAGAGAAGATCACACTCGCacctaatgtagttaaagtcaCTTACCGTAACTTTGTGGAGATCATCTTTGAGAACCATGAAAAGAGTGTACAATCTTTTCACTTGGCCGGATACTCCTTCTTCACTGTTGC GATTGAACCTGGAAAATGGACCCCAGAGAAGAGGAAGAACTACAATTTGCTTGATGCAGTATCCAGGAATACCATCCAAGTTTATCCCAACTCATGGGCAGCCATAATGACCACTCTTGATAATGCTGGTCTTTGGAACCTGAGATCCAACTCAGTGGAAAGACAATACTTGGGGCAACAACTTTACTTTAGCGCCCTTTCTCCAAAAAGAGATTTGAAAGATGAATATAACATGCCAGACAATGATGTCTTGTGTGGAATCATCAAGGATATGCCTCTTCCAAAACCTTATTCCGTGTAA